A section of the Tachysurus fulvidraco isolate hzauxx_2018 chromosome 7, HZAU_PFXX_2.0, whole genome shotgun sequence genome encodes:
- the LOC113649968 gene encoding uncharacterized protein LOC113649968, which translates to MKLNLFLLRLTGLISITLQYVRHDYLLIKTPMTWANAKTYCEKKNQSLAVVKTADDWNRLTAEAERHGLGVTGWIGLCIEVGRWFFTVYSPVTPLQNINNWAPGQPDNFGGNQSCIAMESNGTWSDYCCSDLKPFICATSEGFINITSPALDWSGSRKYCASHYLDLASPKNVTQNNLIQSFVSPEGASWIGIFRPNWTWVNKDVGSGLPWRYGYPNNVDGNNNCGCLNNSLLEDKPCSRQLYFFCHIPYTVRQQVLKLKIQGDNSVFGPASQAAILQQVKQKLKDHGVERETNVTWRVWPDGTVIHKKSKNEL; encoded by the exons GTCTTATCTCAATCACCCTGCAATATGTCCGCCATGATTATTTATTGATCAAAACACCTATGACATGGGCAAATGCAAAAACTTACTgcgagaaaaaaaatcaaagtttAGCTGTGGTGAAGACAGCAGATGACTGGAACAGGTTGACTGCTGAGGCAGAGAGGCATGGTCTGGGAGTAACTGGCTGGATCGGACTGTGCATCGAGGTAGGCCGCTGGTTCTTCACGGTTTATTCGCCAGTAACGcctttacaaaatataaataactggGCCCCTGGACAGCCTGATAATTTTGGAGGGAATCAGTCATGTATTGCAATGGAGTCAAATGGAACCTGGTCAGATTATTGCTGCTCAGACCTGAAACCGTTCATATGTG CTACCTCTGAAGGGTTTATTAATATCACTTCTCCCGCATTGGACTGGTCTGGGAGTCGGAAATACTGCGCGAGCCATTACTTAGATTTGGCAAGCCCAAAAAATGTAACACAGAACAATTTGATTCAATCATTCGTGTCACCCGAGGGCGCTTCTTGGATAGGCATATTTAGGCCTAATTGGACTTGGGTAAATAAGGATGTTGGGTCTGGGCTTCCTTGGCGTTATGGCTATCCAAATAATGTAGATGGAAATAACAACTGCGGTTGTCTAAATAACAGCTTGTTAGAGGATAAACCATGCAGCAGACAATTGTACTTCTTCTGTCACATCC CATATACAGTGAGACAGCAAGTATTAAAACTGAAGATTCAAGGAGACAATAGTGTGTTTGGTCCTGCTTCTCAGGCAGCCATTTTACAACAG GTCAAGCAGAAACTGAAGGACCACggcgtagagagagagacaaatgtGACCTGGAGGGTATGGCCAGATGGAACAGTCATTCACAAGAAGAGCAAGAATGAACTCTAA